DNA sequence from the Streptomyces sp. CA-210063 genome:
GCCGAGCACGGGACCCTGCCCGGTATCCTCCGTCAGCTCTCCGGGCTCGGCGGCTGCGTCAACCCGATCCGTCTCGATGGCCACCGCACCGAGCACGACGTCGACACCACGACCGGTGAGATCGGCCGCGTCCTCCAGCACCTCGACTCCGCCGACCTCCCGGCCGGCCAACTCCTCGTGCGCTGCAACAACCGCCGTACGACTCGGTGTGCGGCCTGCTCCGAGGTCTACCGCCGCGACACCTTCCACCTGATCACCTCCGGCCTGCGCGGCGGCAAGGGCGTCCCCGAACATGTCGCCACCCACCCGCGTGTCTTCGCCACCTTCACCGCGCCGAGCTTCGGCCCGGTCCATAACCGCCCTTCCAGCGGGCGCCCGTGTCGCTGCGGCATCCGCCACGACCAGGACGACGAGGCACTCGGTACTTCGCTCGATCCAGAGAGTTACGACTACGAAGCGGCCGTTCTCTGGAACGCGCATGCGGGTCCGCTGTGGCGACGCTTCTCGACCTACCTGCGCCGGGAGGTCGCCAAGCGCGCGGGCCTGTCACAACGCCGCTTCCGCGACCACGCCCGCGTCTCCTTCGCCAAGGTCGCCGAGTACCAAAAGCGCGGCGCCGTCCACTTCCACGCCGTCATCCGCATCGACGGCCCCGCGGCGGCGACACCCCACCCCCGGCCTGGGCCACCCCGGAACTGCTCACCGACGCCATCCGCACCGCCGCCGCCAGGGTCCGCGTGGACGGCCCGGTCATCGACGGCCGCGCCCACATCTTCACCTTCGGCCGCCAACTCGACGTCCGCACCATCCGCTCCGCCGACTTCAACGACGGCCAGGAGCTGACCGAGCGCGCGGTCGCGTCGTACATCGCCAAGTACGCCACCAAGGGCGCCGAAACCGCCACGGGAGCTCTCGACCGGCCGCTCAAGTTCGCCGCCGAACTCGCCCAGCTCGACATCAGCGACCACGCCCGCCGCCTCATCCGAACCGCCTGGACCCTCGGCGCACGCGAAAGCCTCGAACACCTCCGCCTCCGCGCCTGGGCCCACATGCTCGGCTTCCGCGGCCACTTCTCCACCAAATCCCGCCGCTACTCCACCACCCTCGGCGCCCTCCGCGACGCCCGCGCCGAATGGCGCCGTACCCAAGCCGCAACGGCCGACGGACCAACGCCCGACACGACGTACGTCCTCGCCCACTGGGTCTTCGCCGGAACCGGCCTGTCCGACACCGAAGCCTGGCTTGCCGCATCCCTCGAACCCGCCCCCGGAACGGAAGGAGAGCCCACCCATGGCTGAGCCCCAAGTCACCACCCTCAGGACTGACCCCTGCGACCCGTCCTTGGCTCTCCTCACAGTGGAGGAGGCGGCCCGACGTCTCCGTATCGGCCGTACGACGTGCTTCCGGCTCGTCCTGGCCGGAGAGATCGAGTCGGTCATGGTGGGACGGTTGCGCCGAGTCCCGTCCGATGCCGTGCCCGCCTACGTGGCCAAGCTGCGCCACCGACCCGCTCAAGCGGCCTGAGGGGGACGACGCCATGGCAGAGAAGAACCGCACCCGTCAGCCCAACGGTGCCTCGTCGATCTACCTCGGCAAGGACGGCAAGTGGCACGGACGAGTGACCGTTGGCGTCCGAGATGACGGCAAGCCCGACCGCCGCCACATCGAGCGCAAGACCAAGGCCGAAGTGACCAAGGCCGTCCGCGAGATGGAGCGGGCGCGAGATGACAAGAAGCTCAGGAAGCCGGGACAGAGCTGGACGCTCCAAGCCTGGCTTGAGCACTGGGTCGAGAACATCGCCAAGCCGTACGTCTCCGAGAACACGTACGACGGGTACGAGGTCGACGTACGCGTTCACCTCGTGCCCGGCCTGGGCGCTCACAAGCTCGCCAAGTTGGAGCCCGAGCACCTGGAGCGCTTCTACCGGAAGATGCAAGCGTCCGGGAGCTCCGCCGGCACCGCCCACCACGCCCACCGGACGATCCGGGTCGCCCTCGGCGAGGCAGTCCGACGCGGGCACGTCGCCACGAACGCGGCGGAGATCGCCAAGGCTCCCCGTCTCGAAGAAGAAGACATCGAGCCTTACACGATCGAGGAGGTGCAAAGACTCCTCGTCGAGGCGGCCAAGCTTCGCAACAGCGCGCGTTGGGTCGTCGCCCTGGCCCTCGGCCTCCGCCAAGGGGAAGCGCTCGGCCTCCACTGGGAAGACGTCGACCTGGAGGCGGGATACGCACGCATCCGTAAGAACCGGCTCCGCCCGAAGTACGCGCACGGCTGCGGTGCCAACCCGTGCGGCCGGAAGGCGGGCTACTGCCCCAAGCGCGAGCAGACCCGGCGCGAGCACAAGTCCACCAAGTCACGTGCGGGACGGCGAACCATCGGCCTGCCCGATCCGCTGATCAAGATTCTCCGCCAGCACCAGGAAGCCCAGGAGCGGGAGCAGATCGCGGCCGGTGGTGACTGGGAGGGCAAGGGCTACGTCTTCGCCTCGCCGGTCGGCGGACCATTGAGCCCGAACACCGACTTCCACGTCTGGAAGCGGCTGCTTCGGGACGCGGGCGTACGGGACGGCCGTCTCCATGACGCTCGCCACACCGCCGCGACCGTCCTTCTGATCCTCGGTGTCCCGGACGTTGTGATCGACTCGATCATGGGTTGGGAGCCTGGGGGAGCGGCCCGGATGCGCGCTCGGTACATGCACGTGACGGGGACCATGCTCCGTCAGGTCGCGCAGCAAGTCGGCGACGCTCTGTGGGAGCTCCCGAAAACGAACTGAGACGGAAACTGAGACGGACAACGACGAAGGGCCCCACCGCGAACGGTGGGGCCCTTCGACATCGTGCCCGGTGAGGCACTGGCGGAGGATACGAGATTCGAACTCGTGAGGGGTTGCCCCCAACACGCTTTCCAAGCGTGCGCCCTAGGCCTCTAGGCGAATCCTCCGCCAGGAACATTACATGACGGCGGAGGGTGCTTGCGAACTCGTTCGAGGGCGGGTGATCAAGGGGAGAGGGAGGGCGGGGAGGCGGGTCGGCGGCCCCCGGGGATCGGGTAGGCTGGGGTCAGCCCCTCACGCGGCGCTATCTGACTGAACTCCCCCAGGGCCGGAAGGCAGCAAGGGTAGGTTGGCTCTGGCGGGTGCGTGAGGGGTCTTCGCTGTTCTGGGGGCCTTTGGCCGATGGGTTCCAGGCCTCACTCATGGCCGCCGGTACTGCCACCGCCGATCGCCTCAGCCGTTGCCGCTGTTGGCCGTGACCCCGCTCTCACTGATGTTCCGCCGTGGTGCGCCCGCAGGAACACCCACTCGTCCACGGAGGTCGTCGAGGCGGCGGGTCGCGGCGGGGGAGGCCACCGCGCACGTCCTGGCGCCGGTTCGGGTTCAGCCCTCGTCCCACGGCGGTCCCACGCGATCCCGCAGTGGTCCTGTGGCCGTCCCGTGGCGGTCCGCGTTGTCAGTGGGCGCCTATAACCTCGTATGTGTGTCGTCTCTCGCGCTGTACCGCCGCTATCGCCCGGAGTCGTTCGCCGAGGTCATCGGGCAGGAGCATGTCACCGACCCGCTGCAGCAGGCGCTGCGGAACAACCGGGTCAATCACGCGTACCTGTTCAGCGGTCCGCGTGGGTGTGGCAAGACGACGAGCGCGCGGATCCTGGCGCGGTGTCTGAACTGCGAGCAGGGGCCCACGCCGACGCCCTGCGGGGAGTGCCAGTCCTGCCAGGACCTGGCGCGGAACGGGCCGGGTTCGATCGACGTCATCGAGATCGACGCGGCTTCGCACGGTGGTGTGGACGATGCCCGTGAGCTGCGGGAAAAGGCCTTCTTCGGGCCCGCGGGCAGCCGGTACAAGATCTACATCATCGACGAGGCCCACATGGTCACGTCGGCCGGTTTCAACGCGCTGCTGAAGGTCGTGGAGGAGCCGCCGGAGCACCTCAAGTTCATCTTCGCGACCACCGAGCCCGAGAAGGTCATCGGGACGATCCGGTCGCGTACGCACCACTATCCGTTCCGGCTCGTCCCGCCCGGCACGCTGCGGGAGTACCTCGGCGAGGTCTGCGGCAAGGAGAAGATCCCGGTCGAGGAGGGTGTCCTGCCGCTGGTCGTGCGCGCCGGGGCCGGCTCCGTGCGTGACTCGATGTCCGTCATGGACCAGCTGCTGGCGGGGGCGACGGACGAGGGCGTGACGTATGCCATGGCCACGTCGCTGCTCGGCTATACGGACGGGTCGTTGCTCGACTCGGTCGTCGAGGCCTTCGCCTCCGGGGACGGGGCCGCGGCCTTCGAGGTCGTCGACCGGGTCATCGAGGGCGGCAACGACCCGCGGCGGTTCGTCGCCGACCTGCTGGAGCGGCTGCGGGACCTGGTGATCCTGGCCGCCGTGCCCGACGCCATCGACAAGGGCCTCATCGACGCGCCCGCCGAGGTCCTGGAGCGGATGCGGGCCCAGGCCGGCGTCTTCGGCGCCGCCGAGCTCAGCCGCGCCGCCGACCTCGTCAACGAGGGCCTCACCGAGATGCGCGGCGCCAACTCACCCCGCCTCCAGCTCGAACTGATCTGCGCCCGCGTACTCCTCCCCGCCACCTACGGCGACGAACGGTCCGTCATGGCCCGCCTGGACCGCCTGGAGCGCGGGGTGAACTTCTCCGGCGCGGGCACAGGGCCCGCGATGGGGTACGTGCCCGGGCCCGACGTCCACGGGGGAGCGGGCGCCCCCATGGGCGGCATGGCTCCGCAGGCCTCGCCGACTCCGCAGGCCCACCAGGTTCCGGCGGGGAGCGGGGCCGCGGCGGCCCGGGCTGCGGTCCGGGGGGCTGGGGCGCCGGGTGCGCCTGGCGCGTCGGATGTGACAGGTGTGACGGGTGCTGGTGGTGCCGCGCCGGGTCCCGGTGGGGGCCCGGGTGCTGGTTCGGATGCGTACGGTGCCGGGGGCGCCGGCGGCGGCCAGGCTGGTCCGGGTGGGGGTGCCCCTGCCGGGGTGACTCCGGCCACCCCTCAGGAGACCGCGCCGATCGCGCCGGCCGCTGCGACGGGGGCTCCGGCCGCGCCCGCGAACGCCCACCCCAACGCGCCCGCCTCCCCACCAGGCGCCCCCACCTCTGCCGGCTCCTCCCCCGGCTCCTGGCCCACCCCGGCCGCCGCGGGCAGTGGGCGCCGGCCCGGCGGGTGGCCGACGGCCGCGCCCGCCGGTGGTGGATCCGCCCCCGGCCCGACCGCTCCGCCCCAGTCCGCCGCGCCTGCCGCGTCGGGCCCGCCCGCCGCGTATGCCCAGTCCGGCTCCCCGTCGGCCCCCCAGGCACCGGCCGCCTACAACCCCGCCCCCGGCGGCCCCGACCCCCGCATGCTCTGGCCGAACATCCTGGAGACGGTGAAGAACCGCCGCCGCTTCACCTGGATCCTGCTCAGCCAGAACGCGCATGTGGCCGGGTTCGACGGCACGACCCTGCAGATCGGCTTCGTCAACGCGGGAGCGCGCGACAACTTCGCGAGCAGTGGCAGCGAGGACGTACTGCGGGCGGCGCTGGCCGAGCAGTTCAACGTGCACTGGAAGATCGAGGCGGTCATCGACACCTCGGGCGGCTCGGCCCCTCCGCCGGGCGCCCCCGGCGGTTACGGGTCTCCCGCGCCGGCCGCCGGTGGCTACGGCGGTGGCGGATACGGAAGCGGCGGTGGCGCTGCGAGTGGCGGCTACGGCGGCGGTGGCGCTGGTGGCGGCTACGGCGGCTCCCCGGCCCCGGCGTCCCGTCCCGCCGCGCCCCAGGCCCCGGCTCCCCGCCCGGCATCCCCGGGCCCGGCCGCGTCCCACCAGCCGACCCCGGCCGCTCCACCCGCAGCCGCACCGCCCCCGGCCCCCGAACCCCCGCCCGTCTCCCCCGAGGACGACACACCCGAGGACGACGACCCCGACCTCGACGAGTCCGCCCTCTCCGGCCACGAACTGATCGTGCGGGAACTGGGGGCGACGGTGGTGGAGGAGATCGCGAACGAGTAGGGGGCGAGCAGCGAGCGGGGTTGTCGTGAGGCGCGGGCCAGGTCCGGCAGCTGACGGTGCGCGGCGGCGTGTGTCCCACCCGGTCCCCGGTCCTGCGCCAGGTCCCGGTTCACCTGCGCCAGCTCCCGGTTCACCTGCGGTCGGTTGCGGGCGGTTGCGCGTCGGAGGGTGTCGCGCCACCCGTACGTGTTTCCCGTACGGGAAACACGTACGGGAAATAGGGGACCTCGGGGGGCGGGGGCGCGCGCCGTCGGCGAAGTCCCCCACCCCAGTGCACCCCCAGTGCACCCCTCGTGCACCCCTCGCCGTGGGGAGACGCCTGCCACGATGCCTGTGTGCTGGGCACGCACGGACTTTCATGCGATCCAACAAACCCCCGCCATCCCACTCTTCGGAAGCCCCCACAAAGCCCCCCGCCCCCTCCGGTTAGGCTGACCCCGTGAAGGTCCTCGTCATTGGTACCGGTGCTCGTGAGCACGCGCTGTGCCGTTCGCTGTCCCTCGACCCCGATGTCACCGCACTCCACTGCGCGCCCGGCAACGCGGGCATCGCGGAGGTGGCCGAGCTGCACTCGGTCGACGCGCTGGACGGCGCCGCCGTGGCCGCGCTGGCCACCCGGCTGGAGGTCGGCCTGGTGGTCGTGGGGCCGGAGGCCCCGCTGGTGGCCGGTGTCGCCGACGCCGTGCGCGAGGCGGGCATCCCGGTGTTCGGCCCCTCAGGGGAGGCCGCGCAGCTGGAGGGCTCCAAGGCTTTCGCCAAGGAGGTCATGGCCGGCGCCGGCGTACCCACAGCGCGGTCGTACGTCTGCACCACCCACGACGAGGTCGACGAGGCCCTGGACGCGTTCGGTGCGCCGTACGTCGTGAAGGACGACGGGCTCGCGGCCGGCAAGGGCGTCGTCGTGACGTCGGACCTCGCCCAGGCCCGTGAGCACGCGCTCGCCTGCGGCCGGGTCGTCATCGAGGAGTTCCTGGACGGCCCCGAGGTCTCCCTCTTCGCGATCACCGACGGCGTGACCGTCCTCCCGCTCCAGCCCGCGCAGGACTTCAAGCGCGCGCTGGACGGCGACGAGGGCCCCAACACCGGCGGCATGGGCGCGTACTCGCCGCTCCCGTGGGCCGACCCGAAGCTGGTCGACGAGGTCCTGCAGACCGTGCTGCAGCCGACCGTCGACGAGATGCGGCGCCGGGGCACCCCGTTCTCCGGTCTGCTCTACGCGGGTCTGGCGATCACCGGCCGAGGCGTACGGGTGATCGAGTTCAACGCGCGGTTCGGCGACCCGGAGACCCAGGTCGTCCTGGCCCGCCTGAAGACCCCGCTGGCCGGCGTCCTGCTCGCCGCCGCGAACGGCACCCTCGCCGACCTCGAACCCCTCCGTTGGAGCGATGACGCGGCCGTCACCGTGGTCGTGGCCTCGCACAACTACCCCGGCACCCCGCGCACCGGCGACCCCATCACCGGCCTCGACGAGGTCGCCGCCGTGGACGCCCCGCACGCGTACGTCCTGCACGCCGGCACCAAGCGCGTCGGCGACGACGTCGTCAGCGCCGGTGGCCGCGTCCTCTCCGTCACCGCCACCGGCAAGGACCTCACCCAGGCCCGCGACCGCGCGTACACCGCCGTCGCCCGCATCAACCTCGACGGCTCCCAGCACCGCTCGGACATCGCGGCGAAGGCGGCAATCGAGGCGTGATGGCTGGTGGGGGCGGCCACCGAGGCGTGCTGACCGGTGCCGGTCGGTGCACTGACCGGCAGTCGCCAACCCCGCCCCGACCGGCTGACGGCGGCCGAACAGGGTGCGCTCGGCAGCCCGTCGCCCCCGCCGCGCGCCCGTGACCTTCCACGCCCCTCCACGCCCTTCCGCACGCATCCGTCCCCTTCGCGACATCCGCTTGCGAAGCATCATCAACGGGTACGAACCCCAGGCTCCGGAATCCCTCGGACACCCCAGATACCCCTGGAAAATCCGCCGGAAGCCGGGGCCCCATCCTTGCCCAGCGTCATTCACCTCTCCCCAAAGCCAT
Encoded proteins:
- a CDS encoding DNA polymerase III subunit gamma and tau translates to MSSLALYRRYRPESFAEVIGQEHVTDPLQQALRNNRVNHAYLFSGPRGCGKTTSARILARCLNCEQGPTPTPCGECQSCQDLARNGPGSIDVIEIDAASHGGVDDARELREKAFFGPAGSRYKIYIIDEAHMVTSAGFNALLKVVEEPPEHLKFIFATTEPEKVIGTIRSRTHHYPFRLVPPGTLREYLGEVCGKEKIPVEEGVLPLVVRAGAGSVRDSMSVMDQLLAGATDEGVTYAMATSLLGYTDGSLLDSVVEAFASGDGAAAFEVVDRVIEGGNDPRRFVADLLERLRDLVILAAVPDAIDKGLIDAPAEVLERMRAQAGVFGAAELSRAADLVNEGLTEMRGANSPRLQLELICARVLLPATYGDERSVMARLDRLERGVNFSGAGTGPAMGYVPGPDVHGGAGAPMGGMAPQASPTPQAHQVPAGSGAAAARAAVRGAGAPGAPGASDVTGVTGAGGAAPGPGGGPGAGSDAYGAGGAGGGQAGPGGGAPAGVTPATPQETAPIAPAAATGAPAAPANAHPNAPASPPGAPTSAGSSPGSWPTPAAAGSGRRPGGWPTAAPAGGGSAPGPTAPPQSAAPAASGPPAAYAQSGSPSAPQAPAAYNPAPGGPDPRMLWPNILETVKNRRRFTWILLSQNAHVAGFDGTTLQIGFVNAGARDNFASSGSEDVLRAALAEQFNVHWKIEAVIDTSGGSAPPPGAPGGYGSPAPAAGGYGGGGYGSGGGAASGGYGGGGAGGGYGGSPAPASRPAAPQAPAPRPASPGPAASHQPTPAAPPAAAPPPAPEPPPVSPEDDTPEDDDPDLDESALSGHELIVRELGATVVEEIANE
- a CDS encoding tyrosine-type recombinase/integrase — translated: MAEKNRTRQPNGASSIYLGKDGKWHGRVTVGVRDDGKPDRRHIERKTKAEVTKAVREMERARDDKKLRKPGQSWTLQAWLEHWVENIAKPYVSENTYDGYEVDVRVHLVPGLGAHKLAKLEPEHLERFYRKMQASGSSAGTAHHAHRTIRVALGEAVRRGHVATNAAEIAKAPRLEEEDIEPYTIEEVQRLLVEAAKLRNSARWVVALALGLRQGEALGLHWEDVDLEAGYARIRKNRLRPKYAHGCGANPCGRKAGYCPKREQTRREHKSTKSRAGRRTIGLPDPLIKILRQHQEAQEREQIAAGGDWEGKGYVFASPVGGPLSPNTDFHVWKRLLRDAGVRDGRLHDARHTAATVLLILGVPDVVIDSIMGWEPGGAARMRARYMHVTGTMLRQVAQQVGDALWELPKTN
- the purD gene encoding phosphoribosylamine--glycine ligase; translated protein: MKVLVIGTGAREHALCRSLSLDPDVTALHCAPGNAGIAEVAELHSVDALDGAAVAALATRLEVGLVVVGPEAPLVAGVADAVREAGIPVFGPSGEAAQLEGSKAFAKEVMAGAGVPTARSYVCTTHDEVDEALDAFGAPYVVKDDGLAAGKGVVVTSDLAQAREHALACGRVVIEEFLDGPEVSLFAITDGVTVLPLQPAQDFKRALDGDEGPNTGGMGAYSPLPWADPKLVDEVLQTVLQPTVDEMRRRGTPFSGLLYAGLAITGRGVRVIEFNARFGDPETQVVLARLKTPLAGVLLAAANGTLADLEPLRWSDDAAVTVVVASHNYPGTPRTGDPITGLDEVAAVDAPHAYVLHAGTKRVGDDVVSAGGRVLSVTATGKDLTQARDRAYTAVARINLDGSQHRSDIAAKAAIEA
- a CDS encoding excisionase family DNA-binding protein yields the protein MAEPQVTTLRTDPCDPSLALLTVEEAARRLRIGRTTCFRLVLAGEIESVMVGRLRRVPSDAVPAYVAKLRHRPAQAA